In Gopherus flavomarginatus isolate rGopFla2 chromosome 1, rGopFla2.mat.asm, whole genome shotgun sequence, a single genomic region encodes these proteins:
- the LOC127036546 gene encoding olfactory receptor 52M1-like translates to MSDSNIINFTNFTNSTFILLGIPGLEAAHVWISIPFCTMYTIAVLGNFIILFIVKREPSLHGPMNYFLCMLAVTDLVLSTSILPKMLAIFWFNSREIDFSACLTQLYFIYCFSAMESGIFVAMAFDRYVAICHPLRHSITLTNPVVAKIGLSVVLRGIILILPYPLLARQWLYCRTNVISHSYCEHIAVVKLACTDIRISSYYSLSVAFFVIGLDVFFITMSYTQILRAIFSLPTKDARLKTFGTCGSHLCAILTFYIPTLFSSLLHHFGHNVPLHLHILIANMYLLVPPMLNPVIYGMRTKQIRDRLLWLITHKGT, encoded by the coding sequence atgtcagattccaacataATCAACTTCACCAACTTCACCaactccaccttcatcctgctgggcattcctggcctggaggcggcccatgtctggatctccatccccttctgcaccatgtacacCATAGCTGTCTTGGGAAACTTCAtcatcctgttcattgtgaagaggGAACCAAGTCTCCATGGGCCCATGAACTATTTTctctgcatgctggctgtcactgACCTCGTCCTGTCCACATCCATCCTGCCTAAAATGCTGgcaatcttctggttcaattccagagaGATCGATTTCAGTGCTTGCCTCACCCAGCTGTACTTCATTTACTGCTTCTCAGCGATGGAATCTGGGATCtttgtggccatggcttttgatcgctatgtggccatctgccatcccctgagacattccatcACCCTGACAAACCCCGTGGTGGCCAAGATTGGCCTGTCCGTGGTGCTGCGCGGCATCATACTCATACTGCCCTATCCCTTACTGGCAAGGCAGTGGCTATATTGCAGAACCAACGTCATCTCCCACTCATACTGCGAGCACATTGCAGTGGTGAAACTGGCCTGCACCGACATCCGCATCAGCAGTTACTACAGCCTCTCTGTGGCATTCTTTGTGATTGGTCTGGATGTGTTTTTTATCACTAtgtcctatacccagatcctcagggccatcttcagcctccccacaaaggatgcccggctcaagacttttgggacctgcGGCTCTCACCTCTGTGCTATCTTAACATTTTACATTCCAactcttttctcctccctcctgcaccattTTGGACACAATGTGCCCCTGCATTTACACATTCTCATTGCCAACATGTACCTCCTTGTGCCTCCTATGCTAAACCCCGTCATCTATGGgatgaggaccaaacagatccgcGACAGGCTGCTCTGGCTCATTACTCATAAAGGCACCTAA
- the LOC127044627 gene encoding olfactory receptor 52M1-like: SNTTDFTNPSTFILLGIPGLEAAHVWISIPFCTMYSIAILGNFTILFIVKKEPSLHGPMYYLLCMLAVTDLVLSTATVPKMLSIFWFNSREIDFSACLTQLYFIHCFFMTESGIFVAMAFDRYMAICHPLRHSTILTNLVVAKIGLAVMLRGAIVVLPCLLLARQWPYCRTNIIPHMHCKHMAVVKLACTNTHVSSYYGLFVVFCVTGLDVIFIVMSYIQILRAIFSLPRKDAWLKTFGTCGSHLCAISVFYIPLLFSSLISRFGQNMSLHFHILSANVYLLVPPMLNPIIYGMKTKEIRGRILQLITQKGTRIFS; the protein is encoded by the coding sequence tccaacacaaccgacttcaccaacccctccaccttcatcctactGGGAATTCCTGGCCTGGAAGCAgctcatgtctggatctccatccccttctgcaccatgtactccatagccatcttggggaacttcaccatcctgttcatcgtGAAGAAGGAACCTAGCCTCCATGGACCTATGTACTATTTACTCTGCATGTTGGCCGTCACCGACCTGGTCCTGTCCACAGCCACTgtgcccaaaatgctgagcatcttctggttcaattccagggagatagatttcagtgcctgcctcactcaACTGTATTTCATTCATTGCTTCTTCATGACTGAATCTGGGATTttcgtggccatggcttttgaccGCTATAtggccatctgccatcccctgagacattccaccattCTGACAAACCTGGTGGTGGCCAAGATCGGCCTTGCTGTGATGTTACGTGGTGCAATAGTCGTACTGCCCTGTCTCCTCCTCGCAAGGCAATGGCCGTATTGCAGAACCAATATCATCCCCCACATGCACTGCAAGCACATGgctgtggtgaagctggcctgcacCAACACTCATGTCAGTAGTTATTACGGGCTGTTTGTGGTATTCTGTGTAACCGGTCTGGATGTGATTTTTATCGTCATGTCCTATATCCAGATCCttagggccatcttcagcctccccagaAAGGACGCCTGGCTCAAGACGTTTGGGACCTGTGGCTCTCACCTCTGTGCCATCTCGGTATTTTATATCCCACTTCTCTTTTCCTCCCTTATCTCCCGGTTTGGCCAGAATATGTCCCTGCATTTCCACATTCTCAGTGCCAATGTATACCTACTGGTGCCCCccatgctaaaccccatcatctatgggATGAAGACCAAAGAGATCCGGGGCAGGATCCTCCAGCTCATTACTCAGAAAGGGACTAGAATTTTCTCCTAG